One window of the Rufibacter radiotolerans genome contains the following:
- a CDS encoding REP-associated tyrosine transposase gives MSRSYKVRNQHYLYFVSFATVNWIDVFTRREYKDIFVESLKYCIKHKGLEVYAWCLMSNHAHLIIGSTGEKLEYILRDLKRHTSKELTKAIEGNIHESRRAWMLWMFERAGSQNPNNTKYQFWQQHNHPIELSTNLLLEQRLEYLHQNPVEAGWVEEPDHYLYSSARDYAGQKGLVEVMLVQ, from the coding sequence ATGAGCCGCAGCTACAAAGTAAGAAACCAGCATTACCTGTACTTTGTCTCCTTCGCCACCGTGAACTGGATTGATGTGTTTACAAGAAGGGAATACAAAGACATCTTTGTGGAAAGCCTGAAGTACTGCATCAAGCACAAGGGTCTGGAGGTGTATGCCTGGTGCCTCATGTCCAACCACGCGCACCTCATCATCGGGTCAACCGGAGAAAAACTAGAGTATATCTTGCGGGACCTGAAGCGGCATACCTCCAAAGAACTGACCAAAGCTATTGAAGGGAATATCCACGAGAGCCGGCGGGCCTGGATGCTCTGGATGTTTGAGCGGGCCGGTAGCCAAAACCCAAACAATACGAAGTATCAATTCTGGCAACAGCACAACCACCCCATTGAATTAAGCACTAATCTATTACTGGAGCAGCGGCTGGAATATCTGCACCAGAATCCGGTAGAAGCAGGTTGGGTAGAGGAGCCGGACCATTATCTCTATAGCAGTGCCCGCGATTATGCCGGGCAGAAAGGGCTGGTGGAGGTAATGTTAGTGCAGTAG
- a CDS encoding metallophosphoesterase family protein codes for MNVPMLRLFVRRVAVLFLVLLLSSCDAFQNHPYEGKLEFKDVTAENVSRIKALEARYDAQTPLRFAFTSDTQGFFDETEDMVKDMNTRDIAFVLHGGDLTNYAFTDEFERMHRVLSKLKVPYVPVIGNHDCLGDGDKVYKEMYGALDHSFTFGANKFIFLNTNFLEFDESVPDIGWLEKELQTPAHILNKFVISHMVPSNQEANKAKEHAYAYLMRKYGVRLSLHGHTHYYRVDQPYNDGITYVTAAASQKRSYVIVTVIGSQATFEKIEF; via the coding sequence ATGAACGTTCCTATGCTTCGCTTGTTTGTCAGGCGAGTGGCCGTACTCTTTTTAGTGCTCCTCCTTTCCTCCTGTGACGCTTTTCAGAACCACCCGTATGAGGGTAAGCTTGAATTCAAAGACGTGACAGCCGAGAACGTATCCAGAATCAAAGCCCTGGAAGCCCGCTACGACGCCCAGACTCCTCTCCGGTTTGCCTTCACCTCAGATACTCAGGGATTTTTTGATGAGACCGAGGACATGGTCAAAGACATGAATACCCGTGACATTGCCTTTGTCCTGCACGGGGGAGATTTAACCAATTATGCCTTTACAGATGAGTTTGAGCGCATGCACCGGGTCCTGTCTAAACTGAAGGTGCCGTACGTGCCGGTTATAGGCAACCATGACTGCCTGGGCGACGGGGACAAGGTGTACAAAGAGATGTATGGGGCCCTTGACCATTCGTTTACCTTCGGGGCCAATAAATTCATTTTCCTGAACACCAATTTTCTGGAGTTTGATGAAAGCGTCCCAGACATTGGCTGGTTGGAGAAGGAACTGCAGACACCCGCGCATATCCTCAATAAGTTTGTGATTTCCCACATGGTGCCCAGCAACCAGGAAGCGAATAAGGCCAAAGAACACGCCTATGCCTACCTTATGCGCAAGTACGGCGTACGCCTTTCGCTACACGGCCATACCCATTATTATCGGGTGGACCAGCCTTACAATGACGGCATTACCTATGTAACCGCAGCGGCTTCGCAGAAACGGAGCTACGTGATTGTGACCGTAATAGGCTCCCAGGCTACCTTTGAGAAAATAGAGTTTTAG
- the hemN gene encoding oxygen-independent coproporphyrinogen III oxidase: MDLQRTSSLSSSDLVRKYNVPVPRYTSYPTVPFWGNTLPATQAWQETLLSTFTASNKDEGISLYLHLPFCESLCTYCGCNKRITKNHGVEPIYLKAILQEWDKYLALFSEKPVIREIHLGGGTPTFFSPENLTHLLTKLLANADVHPQHEFSFEGHPNNTTAEHLQALYDIGFRRVSYGVQDLSEKVQKAINRIQPLKNLVQATELAREIGYTSVNYDLIYGLPFQTQESIAETFRQVIALKPDRIAYYSYAHVPWKEKSQRAYSEEDLPAEDEKLALYTLGQAMLLEAGYEDVGMDHFAFPEEELCVAQREGRLHRNFMGYTTNQTQLMVGLGVSAISDLYRGYVQNVKTVEEYYALLAMGEWPVMKGYLLTELDVQMRRHILDIACNGQTNWQDSPALALIEEKVVPALQDLAADGLIELGQNELKLTTTGRRFLRSVCAAFDLYLKATPAEGPAKPMFSKAV, from the coding sequence ATGGATTTGCAACGTACTTCTTCCCTTTCGTCTTCAGACTTAGTCAGGAAATATAATGTGCCGGTGCCCCGGTACACTAGTTACCCTACCGTGCCTTTTTGGGGCAATACCTTGCCCGCTACCCAGGCCTGGCAAGAAACGCTGCTGTCTACGTTTACCGCTTCTAACAAAGATGAGGGCATTAGCCTGTACCTGCACCTGCCGTTCTGCGAAAGCCTGTGCACCTACTGCGGTTGCAACAAGCGCATCACCAAAAACCACGGTGTAGAACCCATTTACCTCAAGGCCATTCTGCAGGAGTGGGACAAATACTTGGCCCTGTTCTCAGAGAAACCGGTCATCCGGGAAATACACCTGGGCGGCGGAACACCCACCTTCTTCAGCCCCGAGAACCTGACCCATCTTCTGACCAAGCTGCTGGCCAACGCCGATGTGCACCCGCAGCATGAGTTCAGCTTTGAAGGGCACCCCAACAACACTACCGCTGAGCACCTCCAGGCCCTGTATGACATTGGTTTCAGAAGGGTAAGCTACGGCGTGCAGGACCTCTCAGAGAAAGTGCAGAAAGCCATTAACCGTATTCAGCCCCTGAAGAACCTTGTGCAGGCCACTGAGTTGGCCCGGGAGATAGGCTACACCTCCGTGAACTATGACTTGATCTACGGACTGCCGTTCCAGACCCAGGAAAGCATTGCGGAGACGTTCCGGCAGGTCATCGCCTTGAAACCAGATCGCATTGCCTACTACAGCTACGCCCACGTGCCGTGGAAAGAGAAATCGCAGCGGGCGTACTCAGAAGAAGACCTTCCGGCGGAAGATGAGAAACTGGCCCTCTATACTCTAGGGCAAGCTATGCTGCTGGAAGCCGGTTATGAAGACGTTGGCATGGACCACTTCGCGTTTCCTGAGGAGGAACTGTGCGTGGCCCAGCGCGAAGGCCGCCTGCACCGCAACTTTATGGGCTACACCACCAACCAGACCCAGTTGATGGTCGGCCTGGGCGTATCGGCTATCAGTGACCTGTACCGCGGGTATGTGCAGAACGTGAAAACGGTGGAAGAATATTACGCCCTGCTGGCAATGGGCGAGTGGCCTGTCATGAAAGGCTACCTGTTAACCGAGTTGGACGTACAGATGCGCCGCCATATCCTGGACATTGCCTGCAACGGCCAGACCAACTGGCAAGACAGCCCGGCCCTAGCCCTTATCGAGGAGAAAGTAGTGCCCGCCCTGCAAGACCTGGCCGCCGATGGCCTGATTGAACTGGGCCAAAATGAACTGAAATTAACTACTACCGGTCGCCGGTTCCTGCGCTCCGTGTGTGCCGCTTTTGACCTTTACCTGAAGGCTACCCCGGCAGAAGGCCCAGCCAAGCCGATGTTTAGTAAGGCAGTTTAA
- a CDS encoding CopD family protein has translation MSYSYLKALHIIFIVTWFAGLFYIVRLFVYYAEAAQKPEPEKSILQKQFALMQRRLWYGITWPSAIITVILGLSLLRFYLPIPAWLWMKLGFVAGLLAYQFYCQRIFSQQQRGEIRQSSTALRVWNEVATLLLVAIVFLVVLKNGLSATWGVLGFIALSVLLMAAIMVYKRLRKD, from the coding sequence ATGAGTTACTCTTACCTGAAAGCCCTGCACATCATTTTCATTGTGACCTGGTTTGCCGGGCTCTTCTATATTGTGCGCCTGTTTGTGTACTACGCCGAGGCCGCCCAAAAACCCGAACCCGAGAAAAGCATTCTGCAGAAACAGTTTGCGCTTATGCAGCGGCGCCTGTGGTACGGCATCACGTGGCCCTCGGCCATTATCACTGTCATTTTAGGTTTGAGCCTATTGCGGTTTTACCTGCCTATTCCTGCGTGGCTCTGGATGAAACTGGGGTTTGTGGCCGGGTTGTTGGCCTACCAGTTTTACTGCCAGCGTATTTTCAGCCAACAGCAGCGCGGCGAGATACGGCAAAGCTCCACTGCCCTTCGGGTCTGGAATGAGGTGGCTACCCTCCTACTGGTAGCCATTGTATTTTTGGTGGTGCTTAAAAACGGCCTCAGCGCTACCTGGGGCGTACTGGGTTTCATAGCGCTCTCCGTGCTGCTCATGGCCGCCATTATGGTGTACAAAAGGCTCAGGAAAGATTAA